The Oncorhynchus masou masou isolate Uvic2021 chromosome 14, UVic_Omas_1.1, whole genome shotgun sequence region TGCTCCATCACACAGTGCCCACACACAAGAGAAGGAACACATAACTGTAATCATGGTAACGACGCAGGTGTTATTTGTTCAGGTAAGGGAGTCTCTTTGCCTTGTCTAGACATTTGGTTTGAATGGTTTGAATTGTGCAGTAAGGTCTCGTCATAGGGAAAATCCTAAAAAAGCATATTACTGCAGTATTGTAGCCTGCTCTGCCACCTAGTGGATAGTTGACCGTTGCACAAAGAAATTTAACCCAGGCCTGACTTGGTGCTATATGACCAGATGGGGGCAACCTAGAACAGAGCATGTGGCTTATATAGTTTGAAGACCAGATAGGTTGTGATTATTGTTTCCATCACCCTATTACAGCCTCACAACCCTTCTTTGACCAACAGGGGTTGTGTGTGCAGAAGCCTTCACTCATCCACAGACCCCctgtttgtggttgaatctgtgtatgaagttcactgctcaactgagggactcTGCCTTCTTGCATGGAGAGGAGGTCCAGCTCACCTGCACTCTTCCATCCCGTATCCTCTGTAATGCCAAAACAAAGGGGTtggatacttattgactcaagacacttCTGTGGAGTTCATCTTCTATCTGAATGGAGACTCCGTCATGACCGTGACCGTTGGATCCCCACAGCCCAGGGCTACTTTAACAAAGTTTAAGATGGACGCTTCACACCAGGGCAGTTACAGCTGTCTCTACAGAACCCACTCCAACGGCAAAGCCATCAGCTCCCCTTACAGCAACGTTACTAAAGGTGAGGTGGTAGTTGGGAAACAAATGCTGCCTAATCTATATCTAAATATTTAAGATTCATAGCCTTGATAGAGATGAGAGACTGATTACCTTGTCCATCACACACATATTTCTCAGTTACAAGGTGTGAATATGGAATCACATTACTGTCATATTGCTGTTTACTTTCTTCCAAGTGGTCCTGCTACAGCCCAACATCTCTCTCAGTCCTCCAAATGGAGGGATGTTTTGGGAACCTCATGGGCCAGAGGTGACCAGGGGCCACAGCTTCTCCATCATCTGCTCCATTCAGTCACAGTATCCTGGAGGCCTCTTCTATCTGGACTTCTCTGGTTCCAACAGAACAGAGACTACGCCAGCAGTCAACCACTCTGCCTGCTTCCACTTCCCTGTTGCAGAGTATAAAGACCAGGGGAAATATAGCTGCAGCTATGGAGTCAACATCTCCACGCGGTCATTCAGGTCGGCTAATAGTGAACTAGCTGTCACCATTAGAGGTAAAACAACACGTGTTTTAAAATAAAAAGTTTTTCAAAATGGCTTTTACATCATATTCACCCCTAAGAGAGAAGAATCACAACGTCGTAACGTGACTTATCATCCTTTTTTTTGTCATCACTTTCTTTTTGTTTTTATGTCATATGAATTGGCCATCGGCAATTCTtgatctgtactgtaggtctcagCCTTGAAATATCTACCTTTTCCTCAGCCTCTATGGTCCCCATCATTGCCtctggagggactggtgcgctAGCGCTCCTGTTTCTGCTCGTCATCTGTCTCGTCAGCAGGAGGACATGGAGGAGCAGCAAGCCATCTacagagactgaccagagagaatGTAAGTGCTATGACTATACTGCAAACAAAGGCTGAATCTGGACTTAATTTACACCTTGAGCTTGAAAATTTGAGTTAAGCAGAATCTCAAAATTGACTTCAAAGACTTTTGTCGACATCATTTCGTCCGGATGTTTTTTTTTTGAAAGTTTTTAAACCCCAGCGTTTCCTGTGGCGAATATTAATGAGCAAATTGTTACGCAACAGGTATCGACAACAGAGGCGAGGACGACAaagtagaagaggaggaggactacGTGAATGTTGAAAACGTCTGTGACGAGAGAAGTCTGGAGAGCGGGAAGGGTGAAAAGAAGAATAGGAATAAAAAAGGGCGCCGCTCTGGGAACACGGAGGATGTCTGTTTCAACGAGGAGGAGGGTGAAAGGGAGGGAAACGTTCACAGAAAGCGTGTTTGTGGTGGGTCTCGTGAGAAAGTGAATAGTGCAGACGCCGATTATGGCAATGTCTCTGCCTATGACAATGTTGTAGCGCATGACGTGAACAAAGACATTTATCAAAACTATTAGGAGGAGTAACAGTGGACTGTGTGTCACTAAAGTAACTCATTGGCATCAACACATTGATGTGTAAATAAAGTTAAGTAACAATAATTCAGATGCAATAGTTGCTATAGTTGACACTTAAACGAGACATATGACATGGTATTGCTCTATTTTATTTAGCTTTTTGTAACCAATCGAAATGTTCAGCATATTTGATCCATTGGGTCAAATCCGAACTGTCGTTTTTTGTATTACGTCGGTGGGGTGTCCCTTTCTGTGTCTTTGATCAGTTCCAGTATTGTTGAGGAACTAGCTTTAAGTATAAACTGTTGGTTGATTGCACTAAAATAAACAGGGTTCTCATTGCATGCTTTTGAGGTGAACTTTATGTCTCCACTTTTTCTTTGAAGAGGAGTAGAAGGTGTTCAACCAAGTGAGAAAAGGTCCAACCATAAAAAATAATATGAGCATTGGGAAGTAAAAGATGTGACTCTCGACTCACTGTTTTGGGTCTTTGCCTTCCTAATCCACTTCCGTAGGTCAAGACCATCAAGCTCTCACTTTTGATTCTCCCTGGTTTATCTAGAAATCATACAGGGCACATGGGCTTTACGGAGAACACAACCATCTACCCTAGATGCAACAGCACaaatgagggagagacagaggagctgTGCACAGGAAATGCATCCTGGTATAGAGTAAAATCTTACATTCACCAGACCGTCTGGGACAGAGACTGGTCATCACACGTTTTTACCAGAAAGCTTGTTCGGTTCTACCAGAGAAAATACCTTCCATTATTTCTGACATGAAGACCAATATAGTGAGAGGTCTCCTTTATCCGACAATGGGTGAGTTCAACTTGCAAAACGTGCAATTCAATTTCATATCTGTCAACAAAGGGGGAACACTGCTTTGTTTGAAATGAACGTGTTTAACGGCTGCTTATTGGATGAAAGTACTCAGGGATGAATCCTACATTCAGTTGAGAAATGTGTACCAAATGTTCATGTCACCGTTTAAAAACTTAGTCAATAGTCAAATGACCTATCAAATGGTTCAGTAAAGGGGTGGATTTTCTCAATCATATCATTGAACAAAAAGGAAAGACTGACTCCTGCCAGATAATTGATAAAGGCAATTCATTTAATAGATTGATTATGCAAACACATTTTAGAAtatgttttaaaacatttaaattcaAGAATACAATATCCATCCAATCCATCCGGTAACAAAAactgtctctctctaatgtcaatatgtcttgtatactgttgtttaggataattatcattgttttagtttttctgtggagcccctagtcccactcaacatgcctcagatacctcTGTTGTCCCAACTCctacacatgcggtgacctcacccagcataactagtgcatccagagatgcaacctctcttatcgtcactcaatgcct contains the following coding sequences:
- the LOC135553950 gene encoding uncharacterized protein LOC135553950, with protein sequence MTVTVGSPQPRATLTKFKMDASHQGSYSCLYRTHSNGKAISSPYSNVTKVVLLQPNISLSPPNGGMFWEPHGPEVTRGHSFSIICSIQSQYPGGLFYLDFSGSNRTETTPAVNHSACFHFPVAEYKDQGKYSCSYGVNISTRSFRSANSELAVTIRASMVPIIASGGTGALALLFLLVICLVSRRTWRSSKPSTETDQRECIDNRGEDDKVEEEEDYVNVENVCDERSLESGKGEKKNRNKKGRRSGNTEDVCFNEEEGEREGNVHRKRVCGGSREKVNSADADYGNVSAYDNVVAHDVNKDIYQNY